TCTTGCGGCTTCAAGCTAGGATGGGGAGCGATGTCCCTCTCCGGACGCCGGGCGGGTGAAGACGGGATCAAATCTTTAAAGGGTTCTTTTCCGGAAACCCGCCGCAAACCACCCGTTTTCCATTTCCGCAGGTTCACAGCGACGGTGCCCTCGATGGGCTTGCGGAAAAGCTCCCAGGGTTCCCAGCATGAGCGGGGCATGACCGTTACGTCGGGGTACTCCTCGTGGGCATTTTTAGGCCTGTCCCCTCCCCGAAGGGTGATTACCTTTCTGATGATGGCGCCCCTTTTTTCAAAGCCGGATTCGATAAATGGTTGGTCAACGTAATGGGATACTAAGGGATTTGTAGCGATAAAAACGTGCGCTCCCGGCACAAGAACCTTCATTAGGCGGTTCGCCAATTTCGAGAAGAAAAAAGAAAGCCGTTGAAAATCACCGCTGTTTAAAACGGTGAAACGAGGCAGAGGACTGCGGCTCTGCCCGTCAAACGTCGGTGGGATGCGCCAGACGCCGCCGTTACCATTTTTCCGCTTTTCCAGTTGGTCCTCATCGTATTCTCGTAGCCCGTAAGGCGGGTCGGTGACCACGGCGTGGATTGAGTCCGATTCTCGCCCGTCTAGCCACTCAAAGGCGTCGCAGTTGAAGATGTCGTATTTCGTTTCTTCAATCTGGGGGCCGATGGATGATATCTGTAATTGGTTCTTTCTATCCATTGGTATTCCTTGCCTTCCCGTGGCTCCAGCGGAGGTACGCCTCCACGAAGCGGTCCAGGTTACCGTCCAGCACCGCCTCCACGTTCGAGGTCTCCTCGCCGGTACGGGGGTCCTTCACCAGCCGGTAGGGGTGCAGCACGTAGTTTCTTATCTGCGAGCCCCAGGAGATGTCGCGCTTGGCCGCCTTGGAGTCGGCTATCTCCTCCTCGCGCTCGCGGCGGTAGTGGTCGGCCAGCCGCGCCCGCAGCACCCGCATGGCGGATTCCTTGTTGTACTTCTGGCTGCGCTCGT
This genomic stretch from bacterium harbors:
- a CDS encoding site-specific DNA-methyltransferase; translated protein: MDRKNQLQISSIGPQIEETKYDIFNCDAFEWLDGRESDSIHAVVTDPPYGLREYDEDQLEKRKNGNGGVWRIPPTFDGQSRSPLPRFTVLNSGDFQRLSFFFSKLANRLMKVLVPGAHVFIATNPLVSHYVDQPFIESGFEKRGAIIRKVITLRGGDRPKNAHEEYPDVTVMPRSCWEPWELFRKPIEGTVAVNLRKWKTGGLRRVSGKEPFKDLIPSSPARRPERDIAPHPSLKPQDFMRKIVRASLPLGEGIVLDPFMGSGSTVAAAVHLGYQSIGLEINEEYYNMAVNAIPKLAAL